In a genomic window of Shouchella clausii:
- a CDS encoding response regulator transcription factor — MSGESILIIEDERKIARLIQLELEHEGYETEAASTGFSGLEAFKRGQWDLVLLDVMLPELSGMEVLRRIRSISKTPVILLTARDSLPDKVSGLDLGANDYITKPFEIEELLARIRACLRMSVAYKASQKEERYELGDLAIDVQTREVTRGSKPIELTPREFDLLVFLVSHKSQVLSREQIIEHVWGYDYYGETNVVDVYIRYLRKKVDTHFSKPYIHTVRGVGYTMKE, encoded by the coding sequence ATGAGCGGAGAATCAATCTTGATTATTGAGGATGAAAGAAAGATTGCCCGACTAATACAGTTAGAACTTGAACATGAAGGGTATGAAACAGAAGCGGCATCGACAGGGTTTTCTGGGTTAGAAGCTTTTAAAAGAGGGCAATGGGACTTGGTGCTCCTCGATGTCATGCTTCCTGAATTAAGCGGAATGGAAGTGTTGAGGCGCATCCGTAGCATAAGTAAGACGCCAGTGATTTTACTAACAGCACGCGATTCATTGCCTGATAAAGTTAGCGGCCTCGATTTAGGGGCAAATGATTATATTACAAAACCTTTTGAAATTGAAGAGCTGCTTGCGAGGATTCGTGCCTGTTTGCGCATGTCAGTGGCTTATAAGGCGTCGCAAAAAGAGGAGCGGTACGAACTAGGCGATTTGGCAATCGATGTGCAAACTAGGGAAGTCACAAGAGGATCTAAACCGATAGAATTGACGCCAAGGGAGTTTGACTTGCTCGTTTTTCTTGTTTCTCATAAAAGCCAAGTACTGAGCCGCGAACAGATCATCGAGCACGTTTGGGGATACGATTATTATGGAGAAACGAACGTTGTCGATGTTTATATTCGCTATTTACGCAAAAAAGTTGACACACACTTTTCTAAGCCATACATCCATACTGTCCGGGGAGTTGGCTATACGATGAAGGAATGA
- a CDS encoding SIS domain-containing protein: METKAEITRYLDYLTETWKSVTENEIDHINQAAEFIFNSCKDGGRFYVFGSGHSHMIAEEIYIRAGGLAYVKGILPPELMLHEMPNKSTYLERLDGYAKSILNLYKVDEKDTLMVVSNSGRNNIPVEMCLEAKKLGTKVIALTSMDHAKNVSSRHSSNKKIHEIADVTIDNHAPKGDAAFQMPGVKAGLGPTSDFTGIGIAQTIIIGVIHKLKEAGLDVPVFQSSNLDGADKYNDHLFDTYYGYWK; this comes from the coding sequence ATGGAAACAAAAGCGGAAATTACTCGTTACTTGGATTATTTGACTGAAACATGGAAGTCTGTTACGGAAAACGAAATTGACCACATTAATCAAGCTGCTGAGTTCATTTTTAATTCTTGTAAAGACGGAGGTCGTTTTTATGTGTTTGGATCTGGCCACTCACATATGATCGCCGAAGAAATCTATATTCGTGCCGGTGGGTTAGCCTATGTAAAAGGAATTTTACCTCCAGAATTAATGTTGCATGAGATGCCCAATAAAAGTACTTACCTAGAAAGATTGGATGGATACGCCAAGAGCATTCTAAATCTATACAAAGTAGATGAAAAGGATACGTTAATGGTCGTTTCGAATTCTGGACGAAATAATATTCCTGTAGAAATGTGTTTGGAGGCAAAGAAACTAGGAACAAAAGTGATTGCATTGACATCAATGGACCATGCAAAGAATGTGTCTTCTCGTCATTCCTCCAATAAAAAAATACATGAAATTGCAGATGTGACGATTGATAATCATGCTCCTAAAGGAGACGCTGCCTTTCAAATGCCTGGTGTCAAAGCAGGATTAGGACCAACCTCTGATTTCACAGGAATAGGCATTGCCCAAACGATTATCATTGGTGTCATCCACAAGTTAAAAGAAGCTGGATTGGATGTTCCTGTATTCCAAAGTTCCAATTTAGATGGTGCAGACAAATATAACGATCACCTATTCGACACTTACTACGGTTACTGGAAGTAA
- a CDS encoding GntR family transcriptional regulator, which translates to MKEALPKYQVVKEYILAQIKKGVYLPHQIIESELELMEKLNVSRITIRRALEELVHDKVLTKKKGVGTFVNPLPKYTGFKPGVSFTLEAKNRGMRPSTELLQLTKVFADDKQAEDMQVAIGDPLWLVERIRYADNVAVSYELEYFDHHLVGNLTEEICEHSIYEFLEKKGIEYEFVDQKISAVLAEETSSNHLSVPIGSPLISIKNIACLKNGKPFNVGFALYQTDSFYLMHTIYR; encoded by the coding sequence ATGAAGGAAGCATTACCGAAATATCAAGTTGTAAAAGAATATATATTGGCGCAAATAAAAAAAGGGGTTTATTTGCCGCATCAAATTATTGAATCAGAATTAGAATTGATGGAAAAGCTGAATGTCTCAAGAATAACCATTAGAAGAGCGTTAGAGGAATTGGTGCATGATAAAGTATTGACAAAGAAAAAAGGGGTTGGCACATTTGTGAACCCCCTTCCTAAATATACGGGTTTCAAGCCAGGTGTAAGCTTTACTTTGGAAGCAAAAAACAGAGGGATGCGACCCTCCACCGAACTATTACAATTAACAAAAGTGTTTGCTGATGATAAACAGGCGGAGGATATGCAAGTGGCAATTGGCGATCCATTATGGCTAGTTGAGCGGATCCGATATGCAGACAATGTTGCCGTATCTTATGAGTTAGAGTATTTTGATCATCACTTGGTGGGCAATCTTACAGAAGAAATATGCGAACACTCGATTTATGAATTTTTGGAAAAAAAGGGCATTGAATATGAGTTTGTCGATCAAAAAATTTCTGCTGTTTTAGCTGAAGAGACTTCCTCTAATCATTTAAGTGTTCCTATAGGGTCTCCGCTCATATCGATTAAAAATATTGCTTGTTTAAAAAATGGCAAACCGTTTAATGTTGGCTTTGCTTTATATCAAACCGATTCCTTTTATTTAATGCATACGATTTATCGATAA
- a CDS encoding DapH/DapD/GlmU-related protein, which translates to MKVILVCSDYQKKMFPYDKEWQTASLEILNTPNIIRQIDFFLQNGIQPNDIYVYLAYQQNQVIPLLKPYEGIHLGKNYKDFREFLSAYASTFDDQTLIVKSDYVFVNDDLHKVINHQDTDFVMLTEKQESTKAICANVANEKISYFLGHPRDHYVTHEVAGIYCLSKQALDYVIHSSNGFDKRISGSMIPDQFYIENGLNQFIESGNQIKSVIAQYKVFQLLFPWSILDANNYHLNRLVALLPEESISPSAKIEASASINGKLKVGENSYIGKNVIINGNVIIGDNVVIDNGAILNGNILIGDHSYVKDYAKIEGPTVIGKENKFGHNAEFKGVSMKGVSAIHYSEMFGVIGRYVDIAAACVCGILRFNDTEQPHKISGQTYTAKHSNAVFIGDYTRTGINNVFLPGNKIGSNSALYPGLIVEKDVPHETIVLKKQETVEQHWGPNKYGW; encoded by the coding sequence ATGAAAGTAATATTGGTGTGTAGCGATTACCAAAAAAAGATGTTTCCATATGATAAAGAATGGCAAACGGCTAGTCTAGAAATTTTAAACACGCCTAATATTATTCGGCAAATCGACTTTTTTCTACAAAATGGTATACAGCCAAATGATATATATGTGTATCTAGCCTATCAGCAAAACCAAGTGATTCCCCTTCTTAAACCATACGAAGGCATCCATTTAGGTAAGAATTATAAAGACTTCCGAGAATTTCTTTCAGCATATGCCTCGACCTTTGATGATCAAACACTTATTGTGAAATCTGATTATGTGTTTGTCAACGACGATCTCCATAAAGTGATAAACCACCAAGACACAGACTTTGTAATGTTAACTGAGAAACAGGAAAGTACGAAAGCCATTTGTGCAAATGTGGCAAATGAAAAGATCAGTTATTTTTTAGGGCATCCCCGCGATCATTACGTGACACACGAAGTTGCTGGTATCTATTGTTTAAGCAAACAAGCATTAGATTATGTTATTCATAGTTCGAATGGGTTTGATAAAAGGATTTCTGGTTCTATGATACCTGATCAGTTTTATATTGAAAACGGCTTGAATCAATTTATTGAATCCGGAAATCAAATCAAAAGCGTTATTGCTCAATATAAAGTATTTCAACTGTTGTTTCCGTGGAGTATTCTCGATGCCAATAATTATCATTTGAATCGATTAGTCGCCCTCCTTCCAGAAGAGTCTATTAGCCCCAGTGCGAAAATCGAAGCATCTGCCTCTATTAACGGGAAATTGAAGGTGGGGGAAAACTCCTATATTGGAAAAAATGTAATTATTAACGGAAATGTCATTATAGGCGATAATGTTGTGATCGACAATGGGGCCATTCTAAACGGCAATATCCTCATTGGAGATCATTCGTATGTAAAAGATTATGCAAAGATTGAGGGGCCAACAGTAATTGGGAAAGAAAACAAATTTGGTCACAATGCAGAATTCAAAGGCGTTTCTATGAAGGGTGTCTCTGCCATTCATTATAGTGAAATGTTTGGTGTTATTGGACGTTACGTAGATATTGCGGCGGCATGTGTATGCGGCATTTTGAGGTTTAATGATACAGAACAACCTCATAAAATCTCAGGCCAAACTTACACAGCAAAACATTCAAACGCCGTATTTATAGGGGACTATACCCGCACAGGCATCAATAATGTATTTTTGCCAGGAAATAAAATCGGTAGTAATTCCGCGTTATACCCTGGCTTAATTGTTGAAAAGGACGTACCTCATGAAACCATCGTGCTCAAAAAACAAGAAACTGTTGAGCAGCATTGGGGTCCAAACAAATACGGTTGGTAA
- a CDS encoding 3D domain-containing protein produces the protein MKKLIASLAVVGSMLIASPAFAYEVQSGDTLSGIANDNQVSVTALMEANPQISDKNLIFAGQQLNMPGAEENNEPQLKGETATNEQAPSETESSPKEVSTTLTVEATAYTASCNGCTGVTYTGIDLNANPNQKVIAVDPNVIPLGSKVYVEGYGEAIAADIGGAIKGNKIDVFIPNESEALQFGRQEVTVHVY, from the coding sequence ATGAAAAAACTAATCGCTTCACTTGCAGTAGTCGGCTCAATGCTTATTGCTTCTCCTGCTTTTGCTTATGAAGTACAAAGTGGAGATACGCTAAGCGGCATTGCTAACGATAATCAAGTTTCAGTAACGGCATTAATGGAGGCCAACCCGCAAATTTCTGATAAGAACCTGATTTTTGCTGGGCAACAGCTAAATATGCCAGGAGCTGAAGAAAACAACGAACCGCAATTGAAAGGCGAGACGGCAACAAATGAACAAGCTCCTTCTGAAACCGAGTCCAGCCCGAAGGAAGTTTCAACGACTTTGACTGTTGAAGCCACTGCCTACACCGCCAGTTGCAATGGTTGCACAGGTGTCACCTATACAGGAATTGATTTAAATGCCAACCCAAACCAAAAAGTGATCGCAGTTGACCCTAATGTGATTCCTCTTGGCAGCAAGGTCTATGTTGAAGGCTATGGTGAAGCCATTGCCGCAGATATTGGCGGAGCTATTAAAGGCAATAAAATTGACGTGTTTATCCCTAATGAAAGCGAAGCTTTGCAATTCGGCCGTCAAGAAGTAACCGTCCACGTCTATTAA
- the ltrA gene encoding group II intron reverse transcriptase/maturase has translation MLDQILSRDNLLQALKRVESNKGSPGVDGMTTKSVRSYLMENWDSLRRAIMEGTYSPQPVRRVEIPKPSGGVRALGIPTVIDRLIQQAIAQVLSKKMDPSFSENSYGFRPGKRGHDAVKKAKTYIQEGYGWVVDIDLSKFFDRVHHDRLMRRLSQIIQDRQVLRLIRRYLQAGIMENGLVQPSTEGTPQGGPLSPLLSNIVLDEWDQELEKRGYRFVRYADDCQIYVKSRRAAKQTLTKMTTFLEDRLRLQVNREKSAWGRPWERSLLGFTFTRNRQDPKIRIAPASLKRCKDRIRELTSRRHSIEMEERIRRLNQFLIGWIGYFQLVETPSFLQKLDAWVKRRLRMIRWKEWKKPKTRQRKLVSLGARIGKAWEWANTRKAYWRIAKSPILHKTLDSAYWKSQGLKSLMERYDTLRQT, from the coding sequence ATGTTGGATCAGATTCTATCAAGAGACAATCTCCTCCAAGCGCTCAAGCGCGTGGAGTCCAATAAAGGAAGTCCTGGTGTCGATGGGATGACGACAAAATCCGTCCGATCCTATCTCATGGAAAACTGGGACTCCTTGAGAAGGGCAATCATGGAAGGAACCTACTCTCCTCAGCCAGTAAGACGGGTCGAAATCCCGAAACCGTCTGGAGGCGTAAGGGCATTAGGCATTCCAACGGTGATTGACCGTCTGATCCAACAAGCCATCGCTCAAGTGTTGTCAAAGAAGATGGACCCAAGCTTTTCCGAAAATAGCTACGGGTTTCGTCCAGGAAAACGGGGACATGACGCGGTCAAAAAGGCGAAGACGTATATCCAAGAAGGGTACGGATGGGTCGTGGACATTGACCTCTCGAAGTTCTTCGATCGCGTCCATCATGACCGCTTAATGAGACGTCTGAGCCAGATCATTCAAGATCGACAAGTGTTGCGTCTGATTAGACGCTACCTTCAAGCAGGGATCATGGAAAACGGACTGGTTCAGCCGAGTACAGAAGGAACGCCGCAAGGCGGACCGCTCAGTCCGCTTCTTTCCAACATTGTGTTAGATGAGTGGGATCAGGAACTAGAGAAACGAGGCTACCGATTCGTTCGTTACGCGGATGACTGCCAGATTTACGTCAAGTCACGACGGGCGGCAAAACAAACGCTAACAAAGATGACGACGTTCCTAGAGGATCGTCTCCGTCTTCAAGTGAATCGGGAAAAGAGCGCATGGGGGCGCCCGTGGGAGCGGAGCCTCCTGGGGTTCACCTTCACGCGCAACCGACAAGACCCAAAGATACGAATCGCACCCGCAAGCCTTAAACGATGTAAAGATCGCATTCGCGAACTCACCTCACGTCGCCACTCGATTGAGATGGAAGAACGAATTCGCAGACTGAATCAGTTTCTTATAGGATGGATAGGCTACTTTCAGTTAGTCGAAACGCCATCTTTCCTACAGAAATTAGACGCATGGGTGAAGAGACGCCTCCGAATGATCCGCTGGAAAGAATGGAAGAAACCGAAAACGAGACAGCGGAAGCTCGTCTCACTTGGCGCCAGGATAGGAAAAGCGTGGGAATGGGCCAATACGCGAAAAGCCTATTGGCGAATCGCGAAAAGTCCGATCTTACACAAAACCCTCGACTCTGCATATTGGAAGAGTCAAGGGCTCAAGAGCTTAATGGAACGTTATGATACACTTCGTCAAACTTAA
- a CDS encoding ROK family protein, which yields MYLAIDLGGTYIKRAFFEQGNWFAHEQIKTPATKRELLALISSWAGRDGIKGIAVSSPGTVTKHGSIEGTSAIPYIHEGHLLQEIERATGLSVSIENDACCAALAEVWKGNGVDCKDVAVIVIGTGIGGALIKDGQLHRGFDLLGGELGYTLLSIDPVQRTAVPFSEMASASAIARRYATWTGQPGDRLTASDVFAAYEAGDHAAKKAIDAFYFCLAAGIHNVHYVYNPEKILLGGGISARDDLLDGVRHAYMQLKDQLSDYTLHMPRFERCHFQGNANLIGAMHHFMQQQGQQWR from the coding sequence ATGTATTTAGCGATTGATCTAGGCGGCACATATATCAAGCGAGCTTTTTTTGAACAGGGCAACTGGTTTGCTCATGAGCAAATCAAAACGCCAGCAACGAAAAGAGAGCTACTGGCGCTCATTAGCAGTTGGGCAGGCCGTGACGGCATAAAAGGAATAGCAGTCAGTTCTCCTGGCACGGTCACAAAACATGGATCGATTGAAGGGACAAGCGCGATTCCCTACATTCACGAAGGCCATTTGCTGCAAGAAATTGAGCGAGCGACTGGACTGTCCGTCTCGATTGAGAATGATGCTTGTTGCGCAGCATTAGCTGAAGTGTGGAAAGGGAACGGCGTGGACTGCAAGGATGTGGCTGTGATCGTGATTGGCACAGGCATTGGCGGAGCGTTGATCAAAGATGGCCAGTTGCACCGGGGATTTGATCTCCTCGGTGGTGAATTAGGATACACACTCTTATCCATTGACCCTGTTCAGAGAACAGCTGTGCCATTTAGTGAGATGGCCTCCGCTTCTGCCATTGCCCGCCGCTACGCAACGTGGACAGGCCAGCCAGGGGATCGTTTAACCGCAAGTGATGTGTTTGCGGCTTATGAAGCAGGCGATCATGCTGCAAAAAAGGCCATCGATGCCTTTTACTTTTGTTTAGCGGCAGGTATCCATAATGTCCACTATGTTTACAATCCAGAAAAAATATTGCTTGGCGGCGGCATTTCAGCACGTGATGATTTATTGGACGGTGTCCGCCATGCCTATATGCAATTGAAAGACCAGCTTTCCGACTACACCCTTCACATGCCACGCTTTGAACGTTGCCATTTCCAAGGAAACGCCAATCTTATTGGCGCTATGCACCATTTCATGCAACAACAGGGGCAACAGTGGCGATAA
- a CDS encoding ABC transporter substrate-binding protein: MKTLKMAAAASAVALIVAGCSSDEPATNNAGDVTELTWYMIGTPQPDLNDVMAELNAYTEEEIGVRVNMTQVDWGDYDERMNIITSSGENFDIAFASGGTYTLNAQRGAYLGLNDLLDSHGKEMKEAIDDALLEGASIEGELYGIPANKEIGQQRVFVFNGNLVEKYGFDTSQVSSYEDLEPMLAEIKENEPQITPFPASSTFQPIMPFDYVLGADMPVAFPLTGDTEQAINFLETEEAMAVFNTIRDFYEKGYIPADAASSNDPWPYNVENWFVRVEEYNPYAELLWERDAGYPIVTQPINDPVIKNESVTGSLQVVSATSRHPEKAVEFLNLLNTDPYVRNLVNYGIEGTHYEQVEEGIIRDLPARVENYNMPTYALGNHFILQLFENEPEDKWEAFETFNESAVPSPILGFHFDPSNVRTEIANLSNVASEYLAPIYTGSVDPEEYVPMAIKRMEDAGLEKVMDEVQAQYEEWKEVMEE, from the coding sequence ATGAAAACATTAAAAATGGCAGCGGCAGCTTCTGCTGTTGCGCTGATTGTAGCAGGCTGCTCCAGTGACGAACCAGCCACCAATAATGCTGGCGACGTTACGGAATTGACATGGTATATGATTGGCACGCCACAGCCTGATTTAAATGATGTCATGGCTGAATTAAATGCATATACAGAAGAAGAAATTGGTGTACGGGTCAATATGACACAAGTGGACTGGGGCGATTACGATGAACGGATGAATATTATTACTTCTTCCGGAGAAAATTTTGACATCGCCTTTGCATCAGGGGGAACATACACGTTAAACGCCCAAAGAGGCGCCTATCTAGGGCTTAACGATTTGCTAGATTCACATGGGAAAGAAATGAAAGAAGCGATTGATGATGCGCTTCTTGAAGGAGCGAGCATTGAAGGGGAATTATACGGAATTCCAGCCAATAAAGAAATAGGGCAGCAGCGCGTGTTTGTTTTTAATGGAAACTTAGTGGAGAAATACGGCTTTGACACGTCGCAAGTATCCAGCTATGAAGATTTGGAACCGATGCTTGCCGAAATAAAGGAAAATGAACCGCAAATCACCCCGTTTCCAGCCTCGAGCACGTTCCAGCCAATCATGCCATTTGACTATGTGCTTGGAGCAGACATGCCCGTTGCTTTTCCTTTAACAGGGGATACGGAACAAGCCATTAACTTCCTGGAAACGGAAGAAGCGATGGCGGTGTTTAACACAATCCGCGACTTTTATGAGAAAGGCTATATTCCAGCCGATGCTGCCAGTTCAAATGATCCATGGCCTTATAATGTCGAGAACTGGTTTGTCCGTGTAGAAGAATACAATCCATATGCAGAACTTTTATGGGAACGTGATGCGGGCTACCCAATCGTTACACAGCCGATCAATGATCCCGTTATTAAAAATGAATCGGTGACTGGCTCGCTGCAAGTCGTTTCTGCCACTTCGCGCCATCCAGAAAAAGCGGTTGAATTTTTAAATTTATTAAACACAGACCCATATGTTCGCAATCTCGTAAACTACGGTATAGAAGGAACCCACTATGAACAAGTAGAGGAAGGGATTATCCGTGACTTGCCAGCACGAGTCGAAAATTACAACATGCCGACTTATGCTTTAGGCAACCACTTTATTTTGCAGTTGTTTGAAAATGAGCCAGAAGACAAATGGGAAGCATTTGAAACGTTTAATGAATCGGCGGTCCCATCGCCAATTCTTGGTTTCCATTTTGACCCTTCCAACGTACGAACAGAAATCGCCAATTTGTCCAATGTCGCGAGCGAATATTTGGCGCCAATTTATACGGGAAGCGTTGATCCAGAGGAGTACGTGCCAATGGCAATTAAACGAATGGAAGACGCGGGGCTCGAAAAAGTAATGGATGAGGTACAGGCACAGTACGAAGAATGGAAAGAGGTTATGGAAGAATAG
- a CDS encoding carbohydrate ABC transporter permease, translating into MVVILGLAAFMCIFPFLYVIVISFTAEESLALNGYQLIPESWSVDAYTYLWNMRDQLLQSYGITIVVTVLGTIISVSMIALYSYAISRPQFRYRKFFTFFAFFTMLFGAGLVPLYIVVSQVLGLRNTIWALIIPLAMNAFYIIIMRTFFMRSVPESILESARIDGAGEWRIFFKIVAPLAVPGIATISLFTTLGYWNDWFNALLFIDNPDLVPLQSLLMRIENNMEFMRQNTQLGAAAHQIYSTIPQDAAKMAMVVIATLPIAVSYPFFQKYFISGLTIGGVKE; encoded by the coding sequence ATGGTCGTCATTCTTGGCTTGGCTGCGTTTATGTGCATCTTTCCGTTCCTTTATGTCATTGTTATTTCATTTACAGCTGAAGAATCGTTAGCATTAAATGGCTACCAACTGATCCCAGAGTCATGGTCAGTGGATGCGTATACGTATTTGTGGAATATGCGTGACCAGTTGCTGCAATCGTATGGCATTACTATTGTCGTAACGGTTCTAGGAACAATCATCAGCGTGTCGATGATTGCCCTTTATTCTTATGCGATCTCACGGCCGCAGTTTCGCTACCGCAAGTTTTTTACATTTTTTGCATTCTTCACGATGTTGTTCGGAGCAGGGCTTGTTCCGCTGTATATCGTCGTTTCGCAAGTGCTTGGCCTTCGCAACACGATTTGGGCGCTCATTATTCCACTTGCGATGAATGCGTTTTACATCATTATCATGCGCACTTTTTTTATGCGCTCCGTACCGGAGTCAATTCTGGAGTCGGCGCGCATTGATGGAGCTGGGGAATGGCGGATATTTTTTAAAATTGTTGCCCCGTTGGCTGTTCCTGGTATTGCCACCATTTCGCTGTTCACAACGCTTGGTTACTGGAACGACTGGTTTAATGCATTGCTGTTTATAGACAACCCAGACTTGGTACCGCTGCAGTCGCTATTGATGAGGATTGAAAACAATATGGAATTCATGCGGCAAAACACCCAATTAGGTGCAGCGGCGCACCAAATTTATTCAACGATCCCGCAAGATGCCGCTAAGATGGCAATGGTGGTCATCGCGACATTGCCGATCGCTGTTTCCTACCCGTTTTTTCAAAAGTATTTCATTAGCGGCCTGACGATTGGCGGGGTGAAAGAATAA
- a CDS encoding ABC transporter permease has translation MKRFMKHLYDNRVWLVMVLPGTIWFLLLAYLPMAGNILAFKDFRYHPDGFIESIRTSEWVGWENFQFLFSTSDAWIITRNTVLYNAVFIVVGLILAVALAILLSQLVNRKLAKIYQTGMLFPHFLSWVVVSYFVFTFLSMDRGLANTILGFFNIPPISWYNEPAYWPFVLTFINFWKGVGFASIVYLAAIAGINRDYYEAAMIDGANKWQQIKHVTLPALMPLIVILTILDIGKIFSADFGLFYQVPRDSGTLYSVTNVIDTYVYRGLMQMGDISMTTAAGLYQAFVGFLLVLLTNYIAKKIDPDYALF, from the coding sequence ATGAAACGTTTTATGAAACATCTCTATGATAACCGGGTATGGCTTGTAATGGTCCTCCCTGGAACGATTTGGTTTTTGTTGCTCGCTTATTTGCCGATGGCCGGCAATATATTGGCCTTTAAAGATTTTCGCTACCACCCAGACGGATTTATCGAAAGCATTCGTACAAGCGAATGGGTCGGGTGGGAGAATTTCCAGTTTCTTTTCTCAACAAGCGACGCCTGGATTATTACGAGAAATACAGTATTGTACAATGCTGTATTTATAGTGGTTGGCCTTATCTTAGCTGTGGCGTTAGCGATTTTACTCAGCCAACTTGTCAACCGGAAGCTCGCCAAGATCTACCAGACAGGCATGTTGTTTCCTCATTTCTTATCCTGGGTAGTCGTCAGTTACTTTGTGTTTACGTTTTTAAGCATGGATCGGGGATTAGCAAACACCATTTTAGGCTTTTTTAATATTCCTCCGATATCTTGGTACAATGAGCCCGCTTATTGGCCATTTGTATTAACGTTCATCAATTTTTGGAAAGGTGTTGGGTTTGCTAGCATTGTTTACTTAGCTGCCATTGCTGGAATCAACCGCGATTATTATGAAGCAGCGATGATTGATGGGGCAAACAAATGGCAACAAATTAAACATGTGACGCTGCCAGCGCTTATGCCACTCATTGTCATATTGACGATTCTCGATATCGGCAAAATATTTAGTGCTGATTTCGGCTTGTTTTACCAAGTGCCCCGTGATTCCGGCACATTGTACTCGGTGACAAATGTCATCGATACTTATGTGTACCGTGGGCTCATGCAAATGGGCGACATTAGTATGACGACGGCGGCTGGGCTATATCAAGCTTTCGTTGGTTTTCTTTTAGTGCTATTGACTAACTATATTGCCAAAAAGATAGATCCAGATTATGCGCTTTTTTAA